A single window of Rhizobium sp. CCGE531 DNA harbors:
- a CDS encoding aminotransferase class I/II-fold pyridoxal phosphate-dependent enzyme, with protein MPDFTSALYLGLRHEHASLRPWRQLTTGRPAALGPSPETDELERALARFLGCGAVAVGPSTLHLFWDLFDMFADDDITVHIDSGAYAIARWGVERVAGRGVPVRTFCSHDVGALRASLARRPVKRVPLVVADGLNPLNGKPAPLPDYLGLVRQGGGWLILDDTQALGILGEYPSPARPLGLGGAGVPAWFGLPDTHLIRVASLAKGFGVPMALIGGSRPIIERFKAVSKTRVHCSPPSEADIAAARLALAVNSRRGESLRKRLLHLVRLFRQGLRTIGLTAQGGCFPIQTLVLPAQVSAAGLHAALEWSGVATVLHRAHRGGEMLISFLLNASHTPTDIEVGLDALRLLVTARTRHEIQQSTLLI; from the coding sequence ATGCCCGACTTCACTTCGGCCCTCTATCTGGGCCTGCGCCATGAACATGCCTCGCTCCGGCCATGGCGACAATTGACGACCGGGCGCCCAGCGGCGCTCGGTCCATCCCCGGAGACCGACGAACTCGAACGCGCCCTCGCTCGCTTTCTGGGCTGCGGGGCCGTCGCCGTCGGGCCTTCGACCCTTCACTTGTTCTGGGACCTGTTCGACATGTTCGCTGACGATGACATCACGGTGCATATCGATAGCGGCGCCTATGCCATCGCCCGCTGGGGCGTCGAGCGCGTTGCCGGGCGCGGCGTACCGGTACGGACGTTTTGCTCCCATGACGTCGGCGCCCTTCGAGCGTCGCTCGCTCGGCGGCCGGTGAAGCGCGTGCCGCTCGTGGTTGCCGATGGTTTGAACCCCCTTAACGGAAAGCCCGCTCCCTTGCCTGACTATCTCGGTCTGGTCCGGCAGGGCGGAGGATGGCTGATTCTCGACGATACGCAGGCATTGGGCATCCTGGGCGAATATCCCAGCCCCGCCCGCCCTTTGGGTCTCGGTGGCGCGGGCGTGCCGGCCTGGTTCGGATTGCCCGATACCCACCTCATACGCGTAGCGTCGCTCGCCAAGGGCTTTGGAGTGCCCATGGCCTTGATCGGCGGCAGCCGGCCGATCATCGAACGCTTCAAGGCGGTCAGCAAGACGCGCGTCCATTGCAGCCCGCCCTCGGAAGCGGACATCGCGGCGGCGCGCCTGGCGCTGGCGGTCAATTCACGGCGCGGTGAATCGCTTCGCAAACGCCTGCTCCACTTGGTTCGTCTATTTCGGCAGGGGTTGCGGACGATCGGCCTTACAGCCCAAGGCGGCTGCTTTCCGATCCAGACCCTGGTCCTGCCGGCGCAGGTGTCGGCCGCCGGACTGCATGCAGCGCTCGAATGGTCGGGCGTGGCCACGGTGCTTCATCGTGCGCATCGTGGCGGCGAAATGCTTATCAGCTTCCTTTTGAACGCGAGCCATACCCCGACAGACATCGAAGTGGGGCTCGATGCGCTCCGTCTGCTCGTCACAGCTCGCACACGACATGAAATCCAGCAATCAACCTTACTAATCTAG
- a CDS encoding DUF1295 domain-containing protein, with translation MSQLLEPSVDDIKLRRRKIFAFLYGSFIYIIGVWGILLYTVGFVGNYFGPIINSRFGNVFPWKSIDMGTVEPFWTALAINVGLLFILGLQHSGMARPTFKNWWTKIVPKHLERSTYIVVAIAALALLQWQWRPIPNVIWNVEDPFWRPALAWISFGGWLTVLYATILVGHWKVFGVDQVIDFLEDRPYTKAPQTTPEYYKVGWPITIKGLWYYSRHPDFLGFIVAFWVTPAMTVGHLVFAIGLTIYIMIGIYFLERNLIKLWGPDYAEYVKTRSKIIPWFVRQRPISLSQSKTD, from the coding sequence ATGAGCCAGCTTCTGGAACCAAGCGTAGATGACATCAAGCTTAGGCGCCGAAAGATTTTTGCCTTCCTCTATGGAAGCTTCATCTACATCATCGGCGTCTGGGGTATCCTGCTTTACACTGTCGGCTTCGTTGGCAACTACTTCGGACCGATTATCAACAGCAGGTTCGGGAATGTCTTTCCCTGGAAATCGATCGACATGGGAACGGTCGAGCCTTTCTGGACCGCGTTGGCGATCAACGTCGGCCTATTGTTCATTCTCGGTTTGCAGCATTCGGGAATGGCCAGGCCCACGTTCAAGAACTGGTGGACGAAAATCGTCCCGAAACATCTGGAAAGATCCACTTACATCGTCGTCGCAATCGCCGCCCTCGCATTGCTGCAATGGCAATGGCGGCCGATACCGAACGTTATCTGGAATGTTGAGGACCCCTTCTGGCGACCCGCTCTGGCGTGGATTTCGTTTGGCGGTTGGTTGACGGTCCTCTATGCGACGATCCTCGTCGGCCATTGGAAGGTTTTTGGAGTCGACCAGGTGATCGATTTCCTCGAAGACCGACCCTATACCAAGGCACCTCAGACGACGCCGGAATACTACAAGGTTGGTTGGCCAATCACCATCAAGGGGCTCTGGTATTATTCCCGTCACCCCGATTTCCTCGGCTTCATCGTCGCCTTCTGGGTGACGCCCGCCATGACCGTCGGACATCTCGTGTTCGCCATCGGCCTCACGATCTACATCATGATCGGGATCTATTTCCTGGAGCGCAATCTCATCAAGCTGTGGGGGCCAGACTACGCTGAGTATGTGAAGACTCGTTCTAAGATCATACCGTGGTTTGTCCGGCAGCGCCCGATATCGCTGTCGCAAAGCAAAACTGACTGA
- a CDS encoding GMC oxidoreductase, translated as MATESQQAARDTIVAAASDATATPFDYIIIGSGAGGGPLAARLALSGRRVLVIEAGTDSAIDDSGKPREVYEVPAYNGAATEDEATSWDFSVRHYASDAKQRADSKYDPAMDPSQHGETGKGGIFYPRAAALGGCTSHHAMIIIRPNDSDWDDIARLTGDDSWRSENMQGYFPKIEQCLYYKVYKGFLGNILGGLLSLVQALASFVNPRRHLDPNGHGFRGWQPTSFIDPLVIAGVARRDRTFLCLIFNVIWSALAGKGERSIFRRALAHLQIIQFLDPNVRAADIDSRARLSLISIGTNGKTRYGLREWLLDVASRYPDRLILKTGAHATRLIFEKDASSATPRAIGVEVVLGKYLYRASKRNNEAAAGETVQYFANREVIVCGGSFNTPQLLMLSGIGDARRLKALDITGPCDKGGAAVAPVINLPGVGSNLQDRYEVSVVSEMRREFATLKGATFRPGDAKDPLRAQWLADKTGLYGTNGGALAMMMSSSVNKSRDDPDFFVFGVPVAFRGYYWNWSRELLRPTKGAPRDQRNLWTWVILKAYTNNNGGTVSLRTRNAFDVPDINFHSFSEGPSGYRLDLDAVSETVGRVREINGKITGMKAEIQPGRGVADSPSALRQWVQDEAWGHHACGTCRMGSDRWQPSVKALRDKGAVLDSSFRVHGVRNLRVVDASVFPRIPGYFLVTPVFMIAEKAADVIVADSSAYPSEMEQREAAAIHRRRGQLDETRDRNVLAPTSLPKDTIGLALSGGGIRSATYALGVLQALAAAKILRRVDFMSSASGGGYIGGFLGRLYTRMTDDTPDKVDRIEATLTDPNSSEIWWLRRHADYLIGGGRSDVETDLAIIARNLAAVLFCVGVLLLGGLGALRWISEVAAPVVAASGWRIAGVPVSPWWLASAAVLLLAVLPISIGYWLTPNEGSRRPYSRFGVLGWAVLLGCAITAIDVGTLSGIALIATAVLMLAWFWQEGVRWNVLPGGGFATLYRNRLSRALGSALLIFVATVGFVFIDSIARSLAAKDYSPIMAGSMLAASPLLLLLRKIVIGLIPRDDAQLGGKTGSKLLIGVLAFSFAALLFLGADILAHSAFKPGLSTGIWMTLAALAVSVAAGRAINFLNLSSLQQSLTQKLTRTFLGASNGWRVHPTGTDAPVPIQVSDDNDDLSLDDYHPEDNGGPLHLINVCINQTVDHISGRQLRQNKGLPMCLGPGGISVGQQYHAVWEARGDRLAANKAIVRALPVAPDPHKFHVLGQWSADTATVEQLTLGRWLAISAAAVSTGAGRSSSLSMSLLLGLLNVRLGYWWNSGINAGGRPGRYPPNLWQRIKSLPSTILAVQAMLLNEWRAYFEGPSARRWYLSDGGHFDTTGLYELIRRRLPFIIAVDASEDAQYEMGELAILMRQVRLDFDAELVWLDPGAGASVANPWQGLDDAAAPTVIPAWIKSLVAHPERLGSLDQLKRNGPACGALACIRYRDEPDRNTWVLLIKANLAPAIPADVQNYAATHPSFPNQGTIDQFFDDDQWESYRSLGQSAGRAIFEA; from the coding sequence ATGGCAACGGAATCGCAGCAAGCCGCAAGAGATACAATCGTCGCCGCAGCAAGCGACGCCACGGCCACACCGTTCGACTACATCATTATCGGATCCGGAGCGGGCGGCGGCCCATTGGCCGCGCGCCTGGCGCTCAGCGGCCGGCGCGTATTGGTGATCGAAGCCGGCACCGATTCCGCCATCGACGACAGCGGCAAGCCGAGAGAAGTCTACGAGGTTCCCGCCTATAACGGCGCGGCGACGGAAGACGAGGCGACGAGCTGGGATTTTTCGGTCCGCCACTATGCCAGCGATGCCAAGCAGCGGGCCGATAGCAAATACGATCCGGCCATGGATCCCTCGCAGCATGGTGAGACCGGCAAGGGCGGCATCTTCTATCCGCGTGCCGCCGCGCTCGGCGGCTGTACTTCACATCATGCCATGATCATCATTCGTCCCAACGATTCCGACTGGGACGACATTGCGCGGCTGACCGGCGACGATAGCTGGCGCTCTGAAAACATGCAGGGTTATTTTCCGAAGATCGAGCAGTGTCTGTACTACAAGGTCTACAAGGGCTTTCTCGGCAACATTCTGGGCGGTCTTCTAAGCCTGGTGCAGGCACTCGCCTCCTTCGTCAATCCGCGTCGCCACCTCGATCCGAACGGCCACGGCTTCAGGGGCTGGCAACCCACGAGCTTCATCGATCCCCTGGTGATTGCCGGCGTCGCCCGCCGCGATCGCACGTTCCTCTGTCTCATCTTCAATGTCATATGGTCCGCGCTTGCGGGCAAAGGCGAACGATCGATCTTCAGGCGTGCGCTCGCGCATTTGCAGATCATCCAATTCCTCGACCCCAACGTGCGGGCGGCCGACATTGACAGTCGCGCCCGCCTCTCGCTGATTTCAATCGGAACCAATGGCAAGACGCGCTATGGCTTGCGCGAATGGCTGCTTGATGTCGCTTCCAGATATCCGGATCGGCTCATCCTGAAAACCGGAGCCCATGCGACGCGCCTCATTTTTGAAAAAGACGCAAGCAGTGCGACCCCGCGTGCTATTGGCGTCGAGGTGGTGCTCGGCAAATATCTCTATCGGGCGAGCAAGCGCAACAACGAGGCGGCAGCCGGCGAAACCGTACAATATTTCGCCAACCGGGAAGTCATCGTCTGCGGAGGATCATTCAATACCCCGCAACTCCTGATGCTGAGCGGCATCGGCGATGCGAGGAGGCTCAAAGCGCTCGACATCACTGGACCGTGCGACAAAGGCGGGGCCGCGGTTGCCCCGGTGATCAATCTGCCGGGTGTCGGATCGAACCTTCAGGATCGCTACGAGGTGAGCGTCGTTTCCGAAATGCGCAGGGAATTTGCGACGCTGAAGGGAGCGACCTTTCGGCCCGGCGATGCCAAGGATCCGCTGCGGGCTCAATGGCTGGCCGACAAGACGGGACTTTACGGCACCAATGGCGGCGCCCTTGCCATGATGATGTCGTCGTCGGTCAACAAGAGCAGAGATGACCCCGATTTTTTCGTCTTCGGCGTTCCGGTCGCCTTCCGTGGCTACTACTGGAATTGGTCCAGGGAGCTCCTGCGGCCTACCAAGGGCGCACCGCGGGACCAGCGCAATCTTTGGACATGGGTGATCTTGAAGGCCTATACCAACAACAATGGCGGCACGGTCAGCCTTCGCACGCGCAATGCCTTCGACGTGCCCGACATCAATTTCCATTCCTTTTCCGAAGGACCTTCCGGATATCGCTTAGACCTCGATGCGGTCAGCGAGACCGTGGGGCGTGTGCGCGAGATCAACGGCAAGATTACCGGCATGAAGGCAGAGATCCAGCCGGGCAGGGGGGTGGCGGATAGTCCATCGGCGCTTAGGCAATGGGTGCAAGACGAGGCCTGGGGACATCACGCCTGCGGCACCTGCCGGATGGGTTCGGACCGTTGGCAACCGAGCGTCAAGGCCCTGCGTGACAAGGGCGCGGTGCTCGACAGCAGCTTTCGGGTTCATGGTGTTCGCAACCTGCGCGTTGTCGACGCGTCGGTGTTTCCGCGAATTCCGGGCTATTTTCTCGTCACGCCGGTATTCATGATCGCTGAGAAGGCCGCCGACGTGATTGTGGCGGACTCTTCGGCCTATCCCAGCGAAATGGAGCAGCGTGAAGCTGCCGCAATCCATCGGCGCCGCGGCCAGCTCGATGAGACAAGAGATCGAAACGTGCTGGCGCCGACCTCGCTCCCGAAAGACACCATCGGCTTGGCTCTGTCCGGTGGCGGTATCCGCAGCGCCACCTATGCGCTTGGCGTTCTGCAGGCGCTGGCTGCCGCGAAAATCCTGCGACGCGTCGATTTCATGTCCTCGGCATCGGGCGGCGGTTATATCGGCGGTTTCCTCGGGCGGCTCTATACGCGGATGACTGACGATACTCCCGACAAGGTCGATCGCATCGAGGCGACGCTGACCGATCCCAATTCCTCGGAAATCTGGTGGCTGCGCCGCCATGCCGACTATCTCATCGGTGGCGGCCGTTCCGACGTTGAAACGGACCTTGCGATCATCGCCAGAAACCTGGCGGCGGTGCTCTTCTGCGTCGGCGTGCTGCTGCTCGGCGGTCTTGGCGCGCTCAGATGGATATCGGAAGTGGCGGCGCCGGTCGTCGCAGCCAGCGGCTGGCGCATCGCCGGCGTCCCCGTCTCGCCCTGGTGGCTGGCGTCGGCGGCAGTGCTGCTTCTCGCCGTACTGCCGATATCCATCGGCTACTGGCTAACCCCCAATGAAGGCTCGAGACGACCCTATTCGCGATTCGGCGTCCTCGGCTGGGCGGTACTTCTCGGCTGCGCGATCACAGCGATCGACGTTGGCACTCTTAGCGGCATAGCCCTCATCGCGACGGCTGTCCTGATGCTGGCTTGGTTCTGGCAAGAAGGCGTGCGCTGGAATGTTCTGCCTGGCGGCGGCTTTGCCACGCTCTACCGCAACAGGTTGTCGCGCGCGCTCGGCAGCGCTCTCTTGATATTCGTTGCAACGGTGGGCTTCGTATTCATCGACAGCATTGCCCGCAGCCTTGCGGCGAAGGACTACAGTCCGATCATGGCGGGATCGATGCTGGCCGCCTCGCCGCTGCTTCTCTTGCTGCGCAAGATCGTCATCGGCCTCATTCCGCGCGATGATGCCCAACTGGGGGGGAAGACCGGCAGCAAGCTTCTGATCGGGGTTCTGGCGTTTTCCTTTGCGGCCTTGTTGTTTCTTGGGGCGGATATCCTGGCGCATAGTGCCTTCAAGCCGGGGCTTTCGACCGGCATATGGATGACGCTTGCGGCGCTTGCCGTTTCCGTTGCGGCCGGACGGGCGATCAATTTCCTCAATCTGTCGTCCCTGCAGCAGTCGCTGACGCAGAAGCTGACACGCACCTTTCTCGGCGCATCGAACGGCTGGCGTGTCCACCCGACTGGCACGGATGCGCCGGTTCCGATCCAGGTGTCCGACGACAATGACGACCTGTCACTTGATGATTACCACCCGGAGGACAATGGCGGGCCGCTGCATCTCATCAATGTCTGTATCAATCAGACGGTCGATCACATCTCGGGCCGACAGCTCCGTCAGAACAAGGGCCTGCCCATGTGCCTCGGTCCGGGCGGCATCAGCGTCGGCCAGCAATACCATGCCGTCTGGGAGGCCCGCGGCGATCGTCTCGCAGCCAACAAGGCCATTGTCCGGGCACTGCCCGTGGCGCCGGATCCGCACAAGTTCCATGTGCTTGGCCAATGGTCTGCCGATACGGCGACCGTCGAGCAGCTGACGCTCGGGCGCTGGCTGGCGATCTCGGCTGCCGCAGTCTCGACCGGCGCCGGGCGCAGCAGCAGCCTGTCGATGTCGCTCCTGCTCGGATTGCTCAATGTGCGCCTCGGATACTGGTGGAATAGCGGCATCAATGCCGGCGGGCGTCCCGGGCGATATCCTCCCAATCTGTGGCAAAGAATAAAGTCGCTGCCATCAACCATCCTCGCCGTCCAGGCCATGCTGCTCAACGAATGGCGCGCCTATTTCGAAGGTCCGTCCGCCAGACGCTGGTACCTCAGCGACGGCGGACATTTTGATACGACAGGCCTTTATGAGCTCATCAGGCGACGGCTGCCGTTCATCATCGCCGTCGATGCATCTGAAGACGCGCAGTATGAGATGGGTGAGCTCGCCATTCTGATGCGGCAGGTGCGCCTCGACTTTGATGCCGAGCTTGTCTGGCTCGATCCCGGTGCTGGCGCATCTGTGGCAAATCCCTGGCAAGGCTTGGACGATGCCGCCGCGCCGACGGTCATCCCTGCCTGGATCAAAAGCCTTGTTGCCCATCCGGAAAGGCTTGGCAGCCTCGATCAGCTCAAGAGAAATGGCCCGGCCTGTGGGGCGCTGGCATGCATCCGCTATCGCGACGAGCCTGACAGGAACACCTGGGTCCTGCTGATCAAGGCCAATCTGGCGCCGGCAATCCCTGCCGATGTCCAGAACTACGCCGCGACGCATCCAAGCTTTCCCAACCAGGGGACCATCGACCAGTTCTTCGACGACGATCAATGGGAAAGTTACCGATCGCTCGGCCAAAGCGCCGGCAGGGCGATCTTCGAGGCTTGA
- a CDS encoding Yip1 family protein, translating into MAAAMLAVPLQAAQSQPSDYPAASLTPRSQPGWDATPNGIDPSAPADEPQGGATEAGTPVNKRGEECFATEQRDLFSDVDMVAGADGKLRPFDYQANGVITPDARSAIKGKNTWILWGEGNDVFWNWIQQHGYGLTDFLVLTDSRNRDARFAKFGLINQPGMKAQTDRTKRLLGLYIDQPDGDLVKLKQPGTDIDPKTQALVARPVSRTECEAFEPWDRDQYRKVLAELPDDGLDPNVYGYPSGIVGLRFMPNPDFFAKTNSARKARQYWKSRVEDAPGDPYYTDTSVNADPTLVRPFRVSMSCGFCHISPHPLNPPADVERPQWSNLSTTVGDQYWNPVSTFANLKKPNSFLYQFLVSQQPGTIDTSLVSTDHINNPNTITAIFDVPARLDRAQKNPPENQNAANLLIPQIEDPQPGANPRHTPRVLLDGSDSVGIFGALSRVYLNIGAYSEEWKRVQNTIVGFTAQRPFAVATALKNSVYWRVADKYRIPYLAAFFTYRSKQDGESVTRPMHLADTPDGKPIIEAEHNDAANGRKVFVENCAVCHSSKQPAGFTLQFSRDWSKKDIPSFDSSATLTLPMDFADWQDFIKSKDYGEYVKQIGTLAGEPAGQQDVFLKDNYLSTDIRVPITLVGTNSARAVGTNAMRGQVWDNFSSETYKSLAAVGEVHFFNPFSGKPVDRWGNNDTYAPPARGPGYYRPASLISLWATAPFLHNNTLGEYTGDPSVKGRLKAFDDGIDKVLWSAKRQTSGVRHLGDLRGKMALADGDSGFIYRTTQPTWIDFPSRFIRPLISGVIGPFWISFLTTYVWVGLAAVALVLAFFGRPRHAGFVFALIAILVAVALRASRIDTIYPILWLVPAVSAAIAALLWFVTRRLWIARAIFVALALISLFASEQATAFVSGGKGDLRIGPIPTGTPVSLLMNINPEASTGDLLQAVFGLSRGILRIRKDSLADGPAWDAFRTEAAAPLMRVSKCPDFVVDRGHWFADALPDENKQQLKAFLKTL; encoded by the coding sequence TTGGCCGCAGCCATGCTCGCGGTTCCCCTTCAGGCGGCGCAGTCGCAACCGAGCGATTATCCCGCAGCGTCCCTCACGCCGCGATCGCAGCCGGGATGGGATGCAACGCCGAACGGCATCGATCCGTCGGCGCCTGCCGATGAGCCGCAGGGTGGCGCGACAGAAGCCGGCACGCCGGTGAACAAGCGTGGCGAAGAATGCTTTGCGACCGAACAGCGCGATCTCTTCAGCGATGTCGATATGGTCGCCGGCGCTGACGGCAAGCTGCGTCCGTTCGACTATCAAGCCAATGGCGTCATCACGCCCGATGCACGCAGCGCGATCAAGGGAAAGAACACCTGGATCCTTTGGGGAGAAGGCAATGACGTGTTCTGGAACTGGATACAGCAGCACGGCTACGGGCTCACCGATTTTCTCGTGCTGACGGATTCGAGAAATCGCGACGCAAGATTTGCAAAGTTCGGCCTCATCAATCAACCGGGGATGAAGGCGCAAACCGACAGAACCAAGCGGCTCCTCGGTCTCTATATCGACCAGCCCGATGGCGACCTGGTCAAACTGAAACAACCGGGAACCGATATCGATCCGAAGACACAGGCGCTGGTGGCGCGTCCCGTATCACGAACGGAATGCGAAGCCTTCGAGCCGTGGGATCGCGATCAGTACCGCAAGGTATTGGCCGAGCTTCCCGACGACGGGCTCGATCCGAACGTATATGGCTATCCGAGCGGTATCGTCGGCCTGCGGTTCATGCCGAATCCGGATTTCTTCGCCAAGACCAACAGCGCGCGGAAGGCCCGGCAATACTGGAAATCACGCGTCGAAGATGCGCCGGGCGATCCGTATTATACGGATACCTCGGTCAATGCCGATCCGACGCTGGTTCGCCCCTTCCGCGTCAGCATGTCCTGTGGCTTCTGTCATATCTCCCCACATCCGCTCAATCCGCCGGCCGATGTCGAAAGGCCGCAATGGTCCAACCTGTCCACGACAGTCGGGGATCAATACTGGAATCCGGTGTCGACCTTTGCCAACCTGAAGAAGCCGAATAGTTTTCTCTATCAGTTCCTCGTCAGTCAGCAGCCCGGCACGATCGATACCTCGCTCGTCAGCACCGATCACATCAACAACCCCAATACGATCACTGCAATCTTCGACGTGCCGGCGCGGCTTGATCGCGCCCAAAAGAACCCACCTGAAAATCAGAATGCGGCTAATCTGCTCATTCCGCAGATCGAAGACCCACAACCTGGCGCCAATCCCAGGCACACGCCGCGCGTCCTCCTGGACGGCTCCGATAGCGTCGGCATCTTCGGCGCCCTATCGCGCGTCTATCTGAACATCGGTGCCTATTCCGAGGAATGGAAACGGGTCCAGAACACGATCGTCGGCTTTACCGCTCAACGCCCCTTTGCAGTGGCGACCGCGCTGAAGAACTCGGTCTATTGGCGGGTAGCCGACAAATATCGCATTCCCTATCTCGCCGCCTTCTTCACCTATCGCAGCAAACAGGACGGTGAAAGCGTCACTCGCCCGATGCATCTTGCCGATACGCCCGACGGCAAGCCGATTATCGAGGCCGAGCACAATGATGCCGCCAATGGCCGCAAGGTGTTCGTCGAAAACTGCGCCGTCTGTCATTCGAGCAAGCAGCCCGCCGGTTTCACGCTGCAGTTCTCGCGCGACTGGTCCAAGAAGGACATACCCAGTTTCGACAGCTCGGCGACCCTGACCCTACCGATGGATTTCGCCGATTGGCAGGATTTCATCAAGAGCAAGGACTATGGCGAATACGTCAAGCAAATCGGCACTCTCGCCGGGGAGCCTGCGGGTCAGCAGGATGTTTTTTTGAAGGACAATTATCTCTCGACCGATATTCGGGTGCCGATAACGCTCGTCGGCACGAATTCGGCTCGCGCCGTCGGCACCAATGCGATGCGCGGCCAGGTCTGGGACAATTTCTCCTCGGAAACCTATAAATCGCTTGCGGCCGTTGGCGAGGTCCACTTCTTCAACCCGTTCTCAGGCAAGCCGGTCGACCGCTGGGGCAACAATGACACCTACGCCCCTCCCGCGAGAGGACCCGGATACTACCGGCCGGCTTCGCTCATAAGCCTGTGGGCGACCGCTCCCTTCCTGCACAACAACACGCTGGGCGAATATACGGGCGACCCGTCCGTCAAAGGTCGACTGAAGGCTTTCGACGATGGCATCGACAAGGTTCTCTGGAGCGCGAAACGCCAGACGAGCGGCGTTCGCCACCTTGGCGATCTGCGCGGCAAGATGGCGCTTGCCGATGGAGACAGCGGCTTCATCTACCGGACGACGCAGCCGACATGGATCGACTTTCCCTCCCGCTTCATCCGGCCGCTCATCAGCGGCGTGATCGGCCCCTTCTGGATATCTTTCCTGACGACCTATGTGTGGGTCGGGCTCGCGGCCGTGGCCCTGGTTCTGGCGTTTTTCGGGCGTCCGAGGCATGCGGGTTTCGTCTTCGCGCTGATTGCCATATTGGTGGCGGTAGCACTGCGCGCGAGCCGCATCGACACGATCTATCCGATACTGTGGCTCGTGCCGGCCGTATCGGCCGCAATCGCCGCGCTCCTGTGGTTTGTCACGCGGCGCCTTTGGATCGCAAGAGCGATCTTCGTCGCGCTTGCGCTGATCAGCCTGTTTGCGAGCGAGCAAGCGACCGCGTTTGTCAGCGGTGGAAAGGGCGATCTACGGATCGGTCCGATCCCGACCGGCACGCCCGTCAGTCTCCTTATGAATATAAACCCTGAGGCTTCGACGGGCGATCTACTGCAAGCGGTCTTCGGCTTGTCTCGCGGCATTCTGCGCATCCGTAAGGATTCCCTTGCCGACGGACCCGCGTGGGACGCCTTCAGGACAGAGGCCGCCGCGCCTTTGATGCGGGTCAGCAAATGCCCGGACTTCGTGGTCGATCGTGGGCACTGGTTCGCCGACGCATTGCCGGATGAAAACAAGCAGCAGCTCAAGGCGTTCCTGAAAACACTCTGA
- a CDS encoding (2Fe-2S)-binding protein, whose amino-acid sequence MTISFKVNGIAHEVDSARADDRLIDFLHDDLGLTGTKFCCGIGICRACTVASIRSPNETAAPVISCSTALAMVDGTEITTIEGVTPSEGLLPIQEAFLQEFSFQCGYCAPGFVIASQIFLDGLRQLGSLPSDLDAAIEQAVGSHICRCTGYVRYYDAIRKTAEAMFAKEGSHNG is encoded by the coding sequence ATGACGATTTCCTTCAAAGTCAACGGCATCGCTCACGAGGTGGATTCTGCTCGCGCGGACGATCGGCTGATCGACTTCCTTCACGATGATCTCGGTCTAACCGGAACCAAATTCTGTTGCGGGATCGGAATCTGTCGTGCCTGCACAGTCGCCTCCATCCGCTCGCCCAACGAAACGGCCGCACCGGTCATCAGCTGCTCCACCGCACTGGCGATGGTCGATGGCACGGAGATCACCACGATCGAAGGCGTCACGCCAAGCGAAGGATTGCTTCCAATCCAGGAAGCCTTTCTGCAGGAGTTCTCGTTTCAATGCGGCTACTGCGCTCCTGGCTTTGTCATAGCATCCCAAATCTTTCTGGATGGGCTGCGGCAGTTGGGCAGTCTGCCAAGCGATCTCGACGCGGCGATCGAACAGGCCGTCGGTTCCCATATCTGTCGCTGCACCGGCTATGTCCGCTACTACGATGCCATCCGCAAGACAGCCGAAGCGATGTTCGCAAAGGAAGGATCGCACAATGGCTAG